AACAGATGAGCGAGGAATACTGAGGGGCTGGTGTTGAATTTCCGCGCGTGGCACAAACAATCACTATCGTGCAGAGAACACTGGTCAAAGACGCACTTCACTCGGAGTCGCCGATCCCCGCATTGCTTGTTCAGGGCTGGATCAGGACGCGAAGGGATTCCAAGGCGTTTTCCTTCGTGGAGATCAACGACGGTTCTTGCCTGAAGAACCTTCAGATCATCGTGGATGCCGCGCTCCCGGACTACGCCAAGATCGAGCAACTCACCACCGGCGCCGCGATTTCCGTCGAAGGCAAGCTCGTTCCCTCCCAGGGCAAAGAACAGAAATGGGAGATGGTCGCATCCAGCCTCCATGTCCTCGGTCCAGCCGATCAAACATATCCCCTGCAGAAGAAGGGCCACACGCTGGAATACCTGCGCGAGATCGCCCACTTGCGTCCGCGCTCGAACCTCTTCGGGTGCGTGCTGCGCGTGCGAAGCCGGCTTGCCTACGCCATTCACACTTTTTTCCAGGAACGGAATTTTGTGTACGTTCACACCCCCATCATCACGTCGAGTGACTGCGAAGGGGCGGGCGAACTGTTCCGAGTCACGTGCATCGATCCGGCTAAACCGCCGTTCCACGAAGGAAAGGTCGATTACACGAAAGACTTTTTCGCGCGGCCGACTTACTTGACCGTGAGCGGGCAATTGGAAGGCGAAATCCTGGCGTGCGCGCTCTCGAACATTTACACCTTCGGGCCGACCTTCCGCGCGGAGAATTCGAACACTTCCCGCCACGCCAGCGAATTCTGGATGATCGAGCCGGAAATGGCCTTCTGCGACCTCCATGGCGACATGGATCTGGCGGAAGAATTCGTGAAATATTTGATCAAGGATTTCCTGGCCCATTGCCGCGAGGATCTGGAATTGTTCATCCGGTTCGTCGATAAAGAACTGCTGCAGCGGCTGGAGTTCGTGCTGAACCGCCCGTTCAAACGGGTCAGTTACACCGAAGCCATCGATATTCTGGCGAAGTCGGGGAAGACGTTCGAGTTTCCCATCCAGTATGGCGCCAAT
This genomic interval from Verrucomicrobiota bacterium contains the following:
- the asnS gene encoding asparagine--tRNA ligase; translation: MVQRTLVKDALHSESPIPALLVQGWIRTRRDSKAFSFVEINDGSCLKNLQIIVDAALPDYAKIEQLTTGAAISVEGKLVPSQGKEQKWEMVASSLHVLGPADQTYPLQKKGHTLEYLREIAHLRPRSNLFGCVLRVRSRLAYAIHTFFQERNFVYVHTPIITSSDCEGAGELFRVTCIDPAKPPFHEGKVDYTKDFFARPTYLTVSGQLEGEILACALSNIYTFGPTFRAENSNTSRHASEFWMIEPEMAFCDLHGDMDLAEEFVKYLIKDFLAHCREDLELFIRFVDKELLQRLEFVLNRPFKRVSYTEAIDILAKSGKTFEFPIQYGANLQSEHERFLTEEHFKCPVTVFNYPKEIKPFYMRANDDGKTVAAMDVLVPRIGEIVGGSQREERLDVLQENMVRHNMNLENYAWYLDLRRYGTVPHAGFGLGFERMLMFVTGVGNIRDVIPFPRTPGHAEF